In a single window of the Natronosalvus caseinilyticus genome:
- a CDS encoding ATP-dependent DNA helicase gives MNPDRIFEAFPAPSYRGNQEQALRDIRDAFEAGNDVVLVRAPTGSGKSLLARAVAGCARTVDEADPVEATGAYYTTPQVSQLDDVAGDDLLQDLNVIRGKSNYTCILPGELDTPVNQAPCVRERGYDCSVQHRCPYFSDRAIASNRSIAAMTLAYFMQTAGSEVFRKRDVVVIDEAHGLSEWAEMYATIQLGPRTVPFWDDLRVPQVDSVEAAARYAEALGRRCTSRKDELLGQESLSPGEVRERDRLQELIGELDFFVEDYRDPQSPTTWLVDQAEAADSSRDGGSGSSDEDETENPQGGPLTIKPMDPERYLRYTVWDRGNKFALLSATILNKDAFCRHVGLEPSRVALVDVGHTFPVENRPLYDVTQGKMTYEHREETLPKIARTIVRIMQAHPDEKGLIHAHSYAIQEQLESLLTDFGVGDRVRAHSRDDRDADLEAWKASSDPDVFLSVKMEEALDLKGDLCRWQVLCKAPFLNTSDSRVAHRLEEGQWAWYYRAALRTVIQACGRVIRAPDDHGATYVADSSLLDLFERARTDMPDWFAEQVDRLSEPALPEFEPRAALEATDGDGGGSGGYSRTSSHSTSSSGPKEGTGSGGSANESDARGRSQSRSRSRRGRRSSKRSPLADVWDTDG, from the coding sequence GTGAATCCCGACCGGATCTTCGAGGCGTTCCCCGCGCCGAGCTACCGGGGCAACCAGGAACAGGCCCTCCGCGACATCCGCGACGCCTTCGAGGCGGGCAACGACGTCGTTCTCGTCCGTGCACCGACGGGCAGCGGCAAGTCCCTGCTGGCTCGCGCGGTCGCCGGCTGTGCCCGTACGGTCGACGAGGCTGACCCGGTGGAGGCGACCGGCGCCTACTACACGACTCCGCAGGTCTCCCAGCTCGACGACGTGGCTGGCGACGACCTGCTCCAGGACCTGAACGTCATCCGCGGGAAGTCGAACTACACCTGCATCCTCCCCGGCGAACTCGACACGCCGGTCAACCAGGCCCCCTGCGTCCGCGAGCGGGGGTACGATTGCTCGGTGCAACACCGCTGTCCGTACTTCTCCGACCGGGCCATCGCCTCCAATCGATCCATCGCGGCGATGACGCTCGCGTACTTCATGCAGACCGCGGGCAGCGAGGTGTTCCGCAAACGCGACGTGGTCGTGATCGACGAGGCCCACGGCCTCTCCGAGTGGGCCGAGATGTACGCGACGATCCAGCTTGGCCCCCGGACGGTCCCGTTCTGGGACGACCTTCGGGTCCCCCAGGTCGACTCCGTCGAAGCAGCCGCTCGCTACGCGGAGGCACTCGGTCGGCGGTGTACCAGTCGCAAGGACGAGTTGCTCGGCCAGGAATCGCTGTCCCCTGGCGAGGTGCGTGAGCGGGACCGCCTCCAGGAACTCATCGGCGAACTCGACTTCTTCGTCGAGGACTACCGCGACCCGCAGAGTCCGACGACGTGGCTGGTCGACCAGGCCGAGGCGGCGGACTCGAGTCGCGACGGAGGGTCGGGCTCGAGCGACGAGGACGAAACCGAGAATCCACAGGGCGGGCCCCTCACCATCAAACCGATGGACCCCGAGCGCTACCTCCGGTACACCGTCTGGGACCGGGGCAACAAATTCGCGCTCCTCTCGGCCACGATCCTCAACAAGGACGCCTTCTGTCGCCACGTCGGCCTCGAGCCCTCGCGGGTCGCCCTCGTCGACGTCGGCCACACCTTCCCCGTCGAGAACCGGCCGCTCTACGACGTCACCCAGGGCAAGATGACCTACGAGCATCGCGAGGAGACCCTGCCGAAGATCGCCCGGACTATCGTCCGCATCATGCAGGCCCACCCCGACGAGAAGGGGCTGATCCACGCCCACTCCTACGCGATCCAGGAGCAACTCGAGTCACTCCTCACCGATTTCGGCGTTGGCGACCGCGTTCGAGCGCACAGCCGGGACGACCGGGACGCCGACCTCGAGGCCTGGAAAGCGTCCTCGGACCCGGACGTCTTCCTCTCGGTGAAGATGGAGGAAGCCCTCGACCTCAAAGGCGACCTCTGTCGCTGGCAGGTGCTCTGCAAGGCGCCGTTCCTGAACACGAGCGACTCGCGGGTGGCTCACCGACTCGAGGAGGGGCAGTGGGCGTGGTACTACCGGGCGGCGCTCCGGACCGTGATCCAGGCTTGCGGACGCGTGATCCGCGCCCCCGACGACCACGGGGCGACCTACGTCGCGGACTCGAGCCTGCTCGATTTATTCGAACGCGCCCGGACGGACATGCCCGACTGGTTCGCGGAGCAGGTCGATCGCCTCTCGGAGCCCGCATTGCCCGAGTTCGAGCCGCGGGCAGCGCTCGAGGCGACGGACGGGGACGGGGGCGGCAGCGGCGGGTACTCGAGAACGTCCTCGCACAGTACGTCGAGTTCCGGGCCGAAAGAAGGGACGGGCTCAGGCGGGAGCGCGAACGAGAGCGATGCTCGAGGCCGATCACAGTCGCGGTCGCGATCACGACGCGGCCGACGCTCCTCGAAGCGAAGCCCGCTCGCGGACGTCTGGGATACCGACGGCTAA
- a CDS encoding ABC transporter ATP-binding protein — protein MNAIEVTNVTKRFGDVTALNDLSLTVEDGEIFGFLGPNGAGKSTTINLLLDFIRPTDGTVSVLGMDAQKDSKAIRQRLGVLPEGFTTYDRLTGRQHLEFAIESKDATEEPDLLFERVGLTPEEGDRKAGGYSKGMSQRLLFAMALVGDPDMLILDEPSTGLDPNGAREMRQLIREENDRGTTIFFSSHILEQVEAVCDRVGIIRNGEMVAVDSVEGLRDSVSTASQLRIEADRITEPAIEAVRALEGVERAEVLESGSDGAVVAVETTGSKTAVLGALEDAGIVVEDFSTEEASLEDVFQRYTEVTA, from the coding sequence ATGAACGCAATCGAGGTCACGAACGTCACGAAGCGATTCGGTGACGTTACCGCCCTGAACGACCTCTCGCTGACCGTCGAAGACGGCGAAATCTTCGGCTTCCTGGGGCCGAACGGAGCCGGCAAGTCGACGACGATCAACCTCCTCCTCGACTTCATCCGGCCGACCGACGGCACCGTCTCCGTGCTCGGCATGGACGCCCAGAAAGACAGCAAGGCGATCAGACAGCGCCTCGGCGTCCTCCCCGAGGGGTTCACGACCTACGACCGCCTCACCGGCCGTCAGCACCTCGAGTTCGCCATCGAGTCCAAGGACGCGACCGAGGAACCGGACCTGTTGTTCGAGCGCGTCGGCCTCACTCCGGAGGAAGGCGACCGCAAGGCCGGCGGTTACTCGAAGGGGATGTCCCAGCGACTCCTGTTCGCGATGGCCCTCGTCGGCGACCCGGACATGCTGATCCTCGACGAGCCCTCCACCGGGCTGGACCCCAACGGCGCCCGCGAGATGCGCCAGCTCATCCGCGAGGAGAACGACCGCGGGACGACCATCTTCTTCTCGAGTCACATCTTAGAGCAGGTCGAAGCGGTCTGTGACCGCGTCGGAATCATCCGGAACGGCGAGATGGTCGCCGTCGACAGCGTCGAGGGACTTCGCGACTCCGTCTCGACGGCCAGCCAGCTGCGTATCGAGGCCGACCGGATCACCGAACCCGCCATCGAGGCCGTCCGGGCCCTCGAAGGGGTCGAACGCGCCGAGGTTCTCGAATCCGGTTCGGACGGAGCGGTCGTCGCCGTCGAGACGACGGGCTCGAAGACGGCGGTGCTCGGCGCACTCGAGGACGCTGGGATCGTCGTCGAGGACTTCTCGACGGAGGAGGCGTCGCTCGAGGACGTCTTCCAGCGGTACACGGAGGTGACGGCATGA
- a CDS encoding Rid family detoxifying hydrolase, which translates to MSDTTPLETDGAPSSNNPYSQGVLAGDTLYVSGYSPVDPDTGEVVDGDIEAQTERVLENVAAVVEAAGGDGLDDVVKVTVYLTDLEDYDRVNEAYGARFGEEPPARVCVEVSRLPDDVRIEMDAVAFLG; encoded by the coding sequence ATGTCCGACACCACCCCACTCGAGACCGATGGCGCACCGAGCAGCAACAATCCCTACTCGCAGGGCGTTCTGGCCGGCGACACCCTGTACGTCTCCGGCTACAGCCCGGTCGACCCGGATACCGGCGAGGTCGTAGACGGCGACATCGAAGCGCAGACAGAGCGCGTGCTCGAGAACGTCGCTGCCGTGGTCGAGGCGGCCGGCGGCGACGGCCTTGACGACGTCGTGAAGGTGACGGTTTACCTGACCGACCTCGAGGACTACGACCGGGTCAACGAGGCCTACGGCGCACGGTTCGGCGAAGAACCCCCGGCACGCGTCTGTGTCGAGGTCTCGAGACTGCCAGACGACGTTCGAATCGAGATGGACGCGGTCGCGTTCCTCGGCTGA
- a CDS encoding aspartate aminotransferase family protein, protein MTAGPPIADLHFDDAPDVDSVPGPKTRSLLEKQREIDSSAVAYPNDIPIAFEEGKGATVRDADGNTYIDLFAGIGVLNVGHANPYVLEAVHEQADKFVHTVDFPTEARLELIEKLDEIAPDGLQGQNKVVFGGPTGSDAIEASIKLAKYNTGGDGLIAFRGAYHGATTGAMSVTSNKKFKGHYTPLLADVVHAPYPHPFRQDKTPDEAVDHALEEVQAIVEDPYGGLANPAGIIVEPIQGEGGIVTPPAGFLQGVRDIADDNDVVLVFDEIQSGLGRTGQWWACDWEGVTPDAMTSAKALGGAGFPLSATIYHEDLDTWGSGDHAGTYRGHVVGMRAGTRAIEYIQEHDLLTHARDLGEYIQGRLLEAAAETDRLADVRGKGLFIGAEFVDADGAPDGDLVDAIQTYCFERGVLVWTAGRHGNVLRFLPPLVLTHDLAETALDVVVDATEHVTEEAKRTA, encoded by the coding sequence ATGACGGCAGGACCGCCGATCGCCGACCTTCACTTCGACGACGCACCGGACGTTGATTCCGTTCCTGGGCCGAAAACCCGGTCCCTGCTCGAGAAACAGCGGGAAATAGACAGTAGCGCGGTCGCGTATCCCAACGACATTCCGATCGCGTTCGAGGAGGGCAAGGGGGCGACGGTCCGCGACGCCGACGGCAACACGTACATCGATCTCTTCGCGGGGATCGGCGTGCTCAACGTCGGCCACGCCAATCCCTACGTGCTCGAGGCCGTGCACGAGCAGGCCGACAAATTCGTCCACACGGTCGACTTCCCGACCGAGGCCCGACTCGAGTTGATCGAGAAGCTCGACGAAATCGCCCCGGACGGCCTGCAGGGCCAGAACAAGGTCGTCTTCGGCGGTCCGACGGGGAGCGACGCCATCGAGGCGTCGATCAAACTCGCGAAGTACAACACCGGCGGCGACGGCCTCATCGCTTTCCGTGGGGCGTACCACGGCGCGACGACTGGCGCGATGAGCGTCACCTCGAACAAGAAGTTCAAGGGCCACTACACGCCCCTGCTCGCGGACGTCGTCCACGCGCCGTATCCCCACCCCTTCCGCCAGGACAAGACGCCCGACGAGGCGGTCGACCACGCGCTTGAGGAGGTCCAGGCGATCGTCGAGGACCCCTACGGGGGACTGGCCAACCCGGCCGGGATCATCGTCGAGCCGATCCAGGGCGAGGGCGGCATCGTCACGCCGCCGGCGGGGTTCCTGCAGGGGGTACGCGACATTGCCGACGACAACGACGTCGTGCTGGTCTTCGACGAGATCCAGAGCGGGCTCGGCCGCACAGGTCAGTGGTGGGCCTGCGACTGGGAGGGCGTCACCCCGGACGCGATGACTTCCGCCAAAGCCCTCGGCGGGGCGGGATTCCCGCTGTCGGCGACCATCTACCACGAGGACCTCGACACCTGGGGATCGGGCGACCACGCTGGCACCTACCGCGGCCACGTCGTGGGAATGCGCGCCGGAACCCGCGCCATTGAGTACATCCAGGAACACGATCTCCTGACCCACGCTCGAGACCTCGGCGAGTACATCCAGGGTCGACTCCTGGAGGCGGCCGCAGAAACGGATCGACTGGCCGACGTCCGCGGGAAGGGACTGTTCATCGGTGCCGAATTCGTCGACGCGGACGGCGCGCCGGACGGCGATCTCGTCGATGCGATCCAGACCTACTGTTTCGAACGCGGCGTCCTCGTCTGGACGGCCGGTCGCCACGGCAACGTCCTGCGGTTCCTCCCGCCGCTCGTCCTCACCCACGACCTGGCCGAGACGGCGCTCGACGTCGTCGTGGACGCGACCGAACACGTGACTGAGGAGGCGAAACGGACGGCCTGA
- the ligA gene encoding NAD-dependent DNA ligase LigA, protein MSMPTTENPYLRDPPTEFDPVEDLDLEVAEEQVERLREAIREHDRRYYVENDPIVADRTYDALFSRLRELEGEFDLAHPDSPTRAVGGEPLEAFETVEHVAPMLSIDASGEADDVREFDERVRRELRDAGYDGDGDDEVTYVCEPKFDGVSMEFVYENGSLERAVTRGDGREGDDVTRNARTIGSVPQRLHDDPPEHFAVRGEVYMPKDAFQAHNRERIERGEEPFANPRNATAGTIRQLDPAVVAERPLEVFYFDVLSASDLADSHREELEDFPRYGLRTNDRVEVVSDIEAAIDYRDHLLEERDDLPYEIDGVVIKVDDRRAREELGQTARHDRWAYAYKFPARAEVTPIVDVAVQVGRTGRVTPVALLEPVDVGGVTVSRASLHNPEEIAAKNVNVGDTVRVQRAGDVIPYVEEVVEKGSEGQGHYELPDACPVCGSAIERDGPLAFCTGGLACGAQRRRSIEYYAGDDGLDLEGLGEKTVRQLVDAGLLESVADLYELPEERDRLRDLEGWGETSVENLVNEIEASREPPLADFLSALGIPHVGPTTAHELAREFSTFEAFREIAEDDPAKLEGVDDVGETVAETIHEFFASEANAAVVDAVLEHVSPQEADREGGGDELEGLTFVFTGSLEGMTRGDAQELVEAHGANATGSVSGNTDYLVTGENPGATKLTDAEEEGVDVLEEEAFRALLEERGIDA, encoded by the coding sequence ATGTCTATGCCGACGACGGAAAATCCCTATCTCCGGGACCCGCCGACCGAGTTCGATCCGGTCGAGGACCTCGACCTCGAGGTAGCCGAGGAGCAGGTCGAGCGCCTGCGCGAGGCTATCCGCGAACACGACCGACGGTACTACGTCGAGAACGACCCGATCGTTGCCGATCGGACCTACGACGCCCTCTTCTCCCGACTCAGGGAACTCGAGGGCGAATTCGACCTCGCTCACCCCGACAGCCCCACTCGAGCGGTGGGGGGCGAACCGCTCGAGGCCTTCGAGACGGTCGAACACGTCGCACCGATGCTCTCCATCGATGCCAGCGGCGAGGCCGACGACGTACGGGAGTTCGACGAACGCGTGCGCCGGGAGCTTCGCGACGCGGGCTACGACGGAGACGGCGACGACGAGGTCACCTACGTCTGTGAACCCAAATTCGACGGCGTCTCGATGGAGTTCGTCTACGAGAACGGCTCGCTCGAGCGGGCGGTCACCCGCGGCGACGGCCGCGAGGGAGACGACGTGACGCGAAACGCCCGAACGATCGGCTCCGTCCCCCAGCGATTGCACGACGATCCGCCCGAACACTTCGCCGTCCGCGGGGAAGTGTACATGCCCAAAGACGCCTTCCAGGCACACAACCGCGAGCGCATCGAGCGCGGTGAGGAGCCGTTCGCCAACCCCCGGAACGCGACCGCGGGGACGATTCGCCAGCTCGATCCCGCCGTCGTCGCCGAGCGCCCGCTCGAGGTGTTCTACTTCGACGTGCTATCGGCCAGCGACCTCGCGGACAGTCACCGCGAGGAACTCGAGGACTTTCCTCGATACGGTCTCCGGACCAACGACCGCGTCGAAGTCGTCTCGGATATCGAGGCAGCCATCGACTACCGCGACCACCTGCTCGAGGAACGCGACGACCTCCCCTACGAGATCGACGGCGTCGTGATCAAGGTCGACGACCGCAGGGCCCGCGAGGAACTCGGGCAGACGGCTCGCCACGACCGCTGGGCCTACGCCTACAAGTTCCCCGCCCGCGCAGAGGTGACGCCTATCGTCGACGTCGCGGTCCAGGTCGGGCGCACGGGCCGAGTGACGCCGGTCGCGCTACTCGAGCCGGTCGACGTCGGCGGCGTGACCGTCTCGCGGGCGAGCCTCCACAATCCCGAGGAGATCGCCGCGAAGAACGTCAACGTCGGCGACACCGTCCGGGTCCAGCGCGCCGGCGACGTCATCCCCTACGTCGAGGAGGTCGTCGAGAAGGGGAGCGAGGGCCAGGGCCACTACGAACTGCCCGACGCGTGCCCCGTCTGTGGGAGCGCCATCGAACGCGACGGCCCGCTGGCGTTCTGTACGGGCGGCCTGGCCTGCGGCGCCCAGCGCCGACGCTCGATCGAGTACTACGCGGGCGACGACGGCCTCGACCTCGAGGGCCTCGGCGAGAAGACGGTCCGGCAACTGGTCGACGCGGGGTTGCTCGAGAGCGTCGCCGACCTCTACGAGCTACCGGAAGAACGAGACCGTCTCCGCGACCTCGAGGGGTGGGGTGAGACCAGCGTCGAGAACCTCGTGAACGAAATCGAGGCGAGTCGTGAGCCCCCGCTGGCGGATTTCCTCTCGGCACTCGGCATCCCCCACGTGGGGCCGACGACCGCCCATGAGCTGGCTCGCGAGTTCAGCACCTTCGAGGCCTTCCGCGAAATCGCCGAGGACGACCCCGCGAAACTCGAGGGCGTCGACGACGTGGGCGAAACCGTCGCCGAGACGATCCACGAGTTCTTCGCGAGCGAGGCGAACGCGGCCGTCGTCGACGCCGTCCTCGAGCACGTCTCGCCACAGGAAGCGGATCGAGAGGGCGGTGGCGACGAACTCGAGGGTCTGACGTTTGTCTTCACGGGGAGTCTCGAGGGAATGACCCGGGGTGACGCCCAGGAACTCGTCGAAGCCCACGGCGCGAACGCGACGGGGAGCGTCTCCGGCAACACCGACTACCTCGTCACCGGCGAGAATCCGGGAGCGACGAAGCTCACCGACGCCGAGGAAGAGGGCGTGGACGTGCTCGAAGAAGAGGCATTTCGGGCGTTGCTCGAGGAACGGGGGATCGACGCCTGA
- a CDS encoding RNA-binding domain-containing protein — protein MSTLYRVDVEITAPVNDTEVTSRVEDAIRNLFPNAEPDERFGEVSATVHSMEHFSEQLHRQEILDTARGEFFSSREGDTFHFALKKQAAFEGRVNFSVGEPDELGEIAVRVRVEEPSLEAYVDHVAPRTEDGRPVDSS, from the coding sequence ATGAGCACGCTCTACCGCGTCGACGTCGAGATCACCGCCCCCGTCAACGACACAGAGGTCACGAGCCGGGTCGAAGACGCCATCAGGAACCTGTTCCCGAACGCCGAACCCGACGAACGGTTCGGCGAGGTGTCAGCGACGGTCCACTCCATGGAGCACTTCTCCGAACAGCTCCACCGCCAGGAGATTCTGGACACGGCCCGTGGCGAGTTCTTCTCGAGCCGCGAGGGCGACACGTTTCACTTTGCGCTGAAGAAGCAGGCGGCGTTCGAGGGCCGCGTGAACTTCTCGGTCGGCGAACCCGACGAACTCGGCGAAATCGCCGTTCGCGTCCGCGTCGAGGAACCGTCGCTCGAGGCCTATGTCGATCACGTTGCCCCGCGGACCGAGGACGGGCGGCCGGTCGACTCGTCGTAG
- a CDS encoding ABC transporter permease subunit — translation MSVTAIVRKDFRDGIRSRLLWALMALFLLSMGGFTYVATRGFQGQSGDSGVALFGLLGLSVVLAIVFLVPLTGLVVSIKSIVRERELGSIRILLSLPHTRQEVIIGKFIGRAGLLTAAILAGFVPAAIIMFAQTGELPFFEYVALVFVTICFGVVFVAIGLSVSAFTSTETRATIGGVGAFFLLYFWQGLFGYVNGRLELFSGDLLLFIQRFDLFVVFLDSLMALLSLQHDIPNTSFVGGQLIVENPEAVDAVSQPFYLQHWFAFVILALWIAVPLAIGYARFEKIDL, via the coding sequence ATGAGCGTTACGGCCATCGTCCGGAAGGACTTCCGGGACGGCATCCGCTCGCGCCTGCTGTGGGCGCTGATGGCGCTGTTCTTGCTCTCGATGGGCGGATTCACTTACGTCGCCACCCGCGGGTTCCAGGGACAGTCGGGTGACTCGGGCGTCGCACTGTTCGGGTTGCTCGGGCTCTCCGTGGTCCTCGCAATCGTCTTCCTCGTACCGCTGACCGGCCTCGTGGTGAGCATCAAATCCATCGTTCGCGAACGGGAACTCGGGAGCATCCGCATCCTTCTCTCGTTGCCTCACACCCGTCAGGAAGTCATTATCGGCAAGTTCATCGGTCGCGCTGGCCTGCTGACCGCTGCGATCCTCGCCGGGTTCGTCCCAGCGGCGATCATCATGTTCGCCCAGACCGGCGAGTTGCCGTTCTTCGAGTACGTCGCACTGGTGTTCGTGACGATCTGCTTCGGCGTCGTCTTCGTTGCCATCGGCCTCAGCGTGTCGGCGTTTACCAGCACCGAGACCCGCGCCACCATCGGCGGCGTCGGCGCCTTCTTCCTGCTGTACTTCTGGCAGGGCCTGTTCGGGTACGTCAACGGGCGCCTCGAGTTGTTCTCGGGCGACCTGTTGCTCTTCATCCAGCGCTTCGACCTGTTCGTCGTCTTCCTGGATTCGCTGATGGCGCTGCTCTCGCTCCAGCACGACATCCCGAACACGTCGTTCGTCGGCGGTCAGCTCATCGTCGAGAATCCGGAAGCGGTCGATGCGGTCTCCCAGCCGTTCTACCTCCAGCACTGGTTCGCGTTCGTGATCCTCGCGCTCTGGATCGCGGTTCCGCTCGCGATCGGGTACGCCCGGTTCGAAAAGATCGACCTGTAG
- a CDS encoding DUF2391 family protein, with translation MQLHRPRRPPQFRVADSAQQLVGGFLLAGPFVVTEEVWVLASNMNLGQALATVGVVFAIGYAALYAADSNRDPDAEKEVGGIPLRFISLMLVSFGSVTILALLFDAPDTFVEEAETTVQTAVITAKAISVGSIFSVVGAATADSVFSK, from the coding sequence ATGCAACTTCATCGTCCTCGTCGACCACCCCAGTTCCGGGTGGCCGACTCCGCCCAGCAGCTCGTCGGCGGATTCCTGCTGGCGGGGCCGTTCGTCGTCACCGAGGAGGTGTGGGTCCTCGCGTCGAATATGAACCTCGGGCAGGCGCTCGCGACGGTCGGCGTCGTCTTCGCGATCGGATACGCGGCACTGTACGCCGCGGATTCAAATCGCGATCCCGACGCGGAGAAGGAAGTCGGCGGAATCCCGCTACGATTCATCTCCCTCATGCTCGTCTCGTTCGGGTCGGTCACCATTCTGGCGTTACTCTTCGACGCTCCCGATACGTTTGTGGAGGAGGCCGAAACCACGGTCCAGACTGCGGTGATCACCGCCAAGGCGATCAGCGTCGGCTCGATCTTCAGCGTCGTCGGGGCGGCGACGGCCGACAGCGTGTTCTCGAAGTAA
- a CDS encoding HAD family hydrolase, translating to MRAVLFDMDGVLVDSEDYWVTLEREELLPQVVPDQDVAVAEITGMNYREIYDYLDAEYETAVSREEFLDLFENAAETLYRDRVALLEGTHDLFDELEERNVPRAIVSSSPHDWIDVVLERFDLEDRFDAVVSAEEIDGPGKPEPDVFEYAAAELGVEPGECVVLEDSEHGIRAAARAGTTCIAYEIDAHDDVDYSPADAVVETPREIREAVLERV from the coding sequence ATGCGCGCAGTGCTCTTCGACATGGACGGCGTCCTCGTCGACTCCGAGGACTACTGGGTCACCCTCGAGCGTGAGGAACTCCTCCCGCAGGTCGTCCCCGACCAGGACGTCGCCGTCGCCGAGATCACCGGAATGAACTACCGCGAGATCTACGACTACCTCGACGCGGAGTACGAGACCGCGGTCTCCCGCGAGGAGTTTCTGGACCTGTTCGAAAACGCCGCCGAGACCCTCTACCGCGACCGCGTCGCCCTCCTCGAGGGCACTCACGACCTGTTCGACGAACTTGAGGAGCGGAACGTCCCGCGAGCGATCGTCTCCTCGTCGCCCCACGACTGGATCGACGTCGTCCTCGAGCGCTTCGACCTCGAGGATCGGTTCGACGCGGTCGTCAGCGCCGAGGAGATCGACGGGCCGGGCAAGCCGGAACCGGACGTCTTCGAGTACGCCGCGGCCGAACTCGGCGTCGAACCCGGGGAGTGCGTCGTCCTCGAGGACTCCGAGCACGGGATCCGCGCGGCGGCCCGTGCGGGGACGACCTGCATCGCCTACGAGATCGACGCTCACGACGACGTCGATTACTCGCCTGCCGACGCGGTCGTCGAAACGCCGCGAGAGATACGTGAGGCAGTCCTCGAGAGAGTCTAG
- a CDS encoding AAA family ATPase, which produces MYVIGTVGLPGSGKGEAATVARERGIPVVTMGDVVRQETADRGLDPSKGHGTVAQALREENGPAAIAERSLPMLEDRLEDHEGVLVDGIRSGTEVDVFEERFGEAFTLVSIEAPFEIRRERVVDRGRDADEDDGGEGLEARDERERGFGMDDAMARADVVVENTESLEAFRSQISEVLDAAAEGSSDEAIEELEVGDAIEDVENAEDAENVEDTEPTLESES; this is translated from the coding sequence ATGTACGTTATCGGAACCGTCGGACTCCCGGGAAGCGGCAAGGGCGAGGCCGCGACGGTCGCCCGCGAGCGAGGAATCCCGGTCGTCACGATGGGCGACGTGGTTCGACAGGAAACCGCCGACAGGGGACTCGACCCCAGCAAGGGCCACGGGACGGTCGCCCAAGCACTACGAGAGGAGAACGGCCCCGCCGCCATCGCCGAACGCTCCCTCCCGATGCTCGAAGACCGCCTCGAGGACCACGAAGGCGTCCTCGTCGACGGCATTCGATCCGGGACGGAGGTCGACGTCTTCGAGGAGCGCTTCGGCGAGGCCTTCACGCTCGTGAGCATCGAGGCCCCCTTCGAAATCCGTCGCGAACGCGTCGTCGACCGCGGGCGAGACGCCGACGAGGACGACGGCGGCGAGGGGCTCGAGGCCCGGGACGAGCGCGAACGCGGTTTCGGCATGGACGACGCGATGGCGCGTGCGGACGTCGTCGTCGAGAACACGGAGAGCCTCGAGGCGTTTCGGTCGCAGATTAGCGAGGTGCTCGATGCGGCGGCCGAAGGGAGCAGCGACGAGGCCATCGAGGAACTCGAGGTGGGCGACGCTATCGAAGACGTCGAAAACGCCGAGGACGCCGAAAACGTCGAAGATACCGAACCGACCCTCGAGTCCGAATCCTGA